The candidate division TA06 bacterium genome has a window encoding:
- a CDS encoding radical SAM protein: MLVIKEVRAKSILNKSKIFDYCLNPYTGCQHNCKYCYARLFMKRYSGHTEPWGQFVDAKVNAPELLSKQLIRAKRGNVWISSVTDPYQPLEAKFELTRQCLKELVKKQFPVSIQTKSDLVLRDLDLIQELQEIQVGFTIATGDEKIAKVFEPNASTVRQRLDALEKIHSKGIRTFAFVGPILPGNPEKLVESLAGKVDNVLIDKMNYMSSIKGFYHRHNLQHATTPEFFREQKIRLVAELRKRHMKYRVVF, encoded by the coding sequence ATGCTAGTAATCAAGGAAGTCAGGGCGAAGAGTATTCTGAATAAATCAAAGATCTTCGACTATTGCCTGAACCCCTACACCGGCTGTCAGCACAACTGCAAATACTGCTATGCTCGTCTGTTCATGAAACGTTATTCCGGCCACACAGAACCCTGGGGCCAGTTCGTGGATGCCAAGGTGAATGCTCCTGAACTCCTGAGCAAGCAGTTGATCAGGGCAAAGCGCGGCAATGTTTGGATTTCCTCTGTGACCGACCCCTATCAGCCTCTGGAAGCTAAGTTTGAATTAACGAGACAATGCTTGAAAGAACTGGTGAAGAAGCAATTCCCTGTGTCTATTCAGACCAAATCAGACCTCGTTTTACGCGACCTGGATTTAATTCAGGAGCTTCAGGAAATACAGGTAGGATTTACGATAGCGACAGGTGATGAAAAAATAGCAAAAGTGTTTGAGCCAAATGCTTCAACAGTAAGGCAGAGACTGGACGCCCTGGAGAAAATCCATTCAAAAGGAATCAGAACATTTGCCTTTGTTGGCCCAATCCTGCCAGGAAACCCGGAGAAACTTGTGGAAAGCCTGGCAGGAAAGGTGGACAACGTCCTGATAGACAAGATGAACTACATGAGTTCAATAAAAGGATTCTACCACCGACACAATCTACAGCACGCAACCACGCCCGAATTCTTTCGTGAGCAGAAAATAAGGCTTGTTGCCGAGCTGCGAAAAAGACATATGAAATATAGAGTGGTGTTCTAA